One window of Anaerolineales bacterium genomic DNA carries:
- a CDS encoding L,D-transpeptidase, which yields MKLLNQLTRRDFLKLSASGALGFFLSELRLGDVLASPPSSQGRVTWSGVSLYDAPAFTAREIHRFGVDQVVEILAQVEGDDGYGNPYNNIWYQVDNGYTYSGWIQPVETRYQKTIFDVPTKGQLGEIVVPVSETRLAPYVFASKGHRLYYGSTHWVKRVVVTREEKSIWYEIYDDFLKKTFYVSTYNMRLVPDDELSLLSPNVTDADKFIHVDLATQLVTAFEGETMVLSARCSSGAKGTETPRGEFLTYHKGPSIHMTNQGDAIENIYNLPGVPWCAFFTGNGEAFHGTYWHNDYGRPRSHGCINLPSETAKFIYRWTKPTVPPDVDYVHLPGDGTRVQVV from the coding sequence ATGAAACTCCTGAATCAACTCACCCGCCGGGATTTCCTCAAGCTCTCCGCATCTGGTGCGCTCGGATTCTTCCTTTCAGAACTGCGTCTTGGCGATGTCCTGGCTTCCCCACCATCCTCGCAGGGGCGCGTGACCTGGAGCGGAGTATCGCTGTACGACGCTCCAGCATTTACAGCCAGGGAAATCCACCGCTTTGGTGTGGATCAGGTGGTGGAAATCCTTGCCCAAGTGGAAGGCGATGATGGGTATGGCAACCCATACAACAATATCTGGTATCAGGTGGATAATGGTTATACCTATTCAGGCTGGATTCAGCCCGTGGAAACCCGTTATCAGAAAACGATCTTTGATGTTCCCACGAAGGGGCAGTTGGGCGAGATTGTTGTTCCCGTCAGCGAAACGCGGCTTGCCCCGTATGTGTTCGCCTCCAAGGGCCATCGGTTGTATTACGGCAGTACCCACTGGGTAAAGAGGGTTGTTGTTACGCGGGAGGAAAAAAGCATCTGGTATGAGATCTATGACGACTTCCTGAAAAAAACCTTTTATGTTTCGACGTACAACATGCGCCTCGTTCCGGACGATGAACTGTCTCTACTTTCCCCGAATGTGACTGACGCCGATAAATTCATCCACGTGGACCTCGCCACACAACTGGTGACGGCTTTTGAGGGCGAAACAATGGTGTTGTCAGCACGCTGTTCGAGCGGAGCAAAAGGAACAGAAACACCAAGGGGCGAATTCCTGACGTATCATAAAGGTCCATCCATCCACATGACCAACCAGGGCGATGCAATCGAGAATATCTATAACCTGCCCGGTGTGCCGTGGTGTGCTTTCTTCACGGGCAATGGTGAGGCATTCCACGGAACGTACTGGCACAACGATTACGGACGTCCACGCAGTCATGGTTGCATTAATCTCCCCTCGGAAACAGCAAAATTCATTTATCGCTGGACCAAGCCCACCGTTCCGCCGGATGTGGATTATGTCCATCTGCCAGGTGATGGCACGAGAGTACAAGTTGTCTGA